One Campylobacterota bacterium DNA segment encodes these proteins:
- a CDS encoding SulP family inorganic anion transporter, protein MLLLSKKEEWFGNIRADILAGIVVALALIPESIAFSIIAGVDPKVGLYASFCIATVIAFVGGRAGMISAATGAMALLMVTLVKEHGLQYLLAATILTGVLQILAGYLKLGMLMSFVSRTVVIGFVNALAILIFMAQLPELTNVTWHVYALTAAGLAIIYLFPYVPTLGQLIPSPLVTIVVLTAVAVYLGLDVRTVGDMGQLPDTLPIFLWPEVPLSLETLAIIFPYSAALAAVGLLESFMTATIVDDMTDTDSDKNREAKGQGVANIASGCMGGMAGCAMIGQSVINIKSGGRGRLSTLIAGVLLLIMVVFMSDLISIIPMAALVAVMIMVSIGTFNWGSIKGLKTLPFSTNVVMLSTVIVVVWTHNLALGVFTGVLLASLFFANKISHFLYWEKSFEETSSTRVYKFVGQVFFNSAERFADAFDYREAVKHVIIDVTRAHFWDISAVHALDKAVIKLRKMGKEVEVVGQNEATKTIIDRFGIHDKPAEIEKVMGGH, encoded by the coding sequence ATGCTTTTGTTGTCAAAAAAAGAGGAGTGGTTCGGCAATATCCGCGCCGATATCCTCGCCGGGATCGTCGTCGCCCTGGCGCTCATCCCCGAATCGATCGCCTTTTCGATCATCGCGGGGGTCGATCCGAAGGTGGGGCTCTACGCCTCGTTTTGTATCGCGACGGTGATCGCGTTCGTTGGCGGTCGTGCCGGGATGATCTCGGCCGCCACTGGGGCGATGGCTCTCTTGATGGTGACGCTGGTCAAAGAACACGGGCTGCAGTATCTGCTGGCCGCGACGATCCTTACGGGAGTTTTGCAGATCCTGGCGGGGTATCTGAAGCTGGGAATGCTGATGAGCTTCGTCTCCCGCACCGTCGTGATCGGGTTCGTGAACGCGCTGGCGATTCTGATCTTCATGGCGCAGCTTCCCGAACTCACCAACGTCACGTGGCATGTCTACGCCCTGACCGCGGCGGGGCTGGCGATCATCTACCTGTTCCCGTATGTTCCCACACTCGGTCAACTGATCCCCTCGCCGCTGGTGACGATCGTCGTATTGACCGCCGTCGCCGTCTATCTGGGCCTCGATGTGCGTACCGTCGGGGACATGGGGCAGCTCCCCGACACCCTCCCCATTTTTCTGTGGCCCGAAGTGCCGCTCAGTCTCGAGACCCTCGCGATCATTTTCCCCTATTCCGCGGCGCTGGCGGCGGTGGGGCTGCTCGAATCGTTCATGACGGCGACGATCGTCGATGACATGACCGACACCGACAGCGACAAAAATCGCGAGGCAAAAGGGCAGGGGGTCGCCAACATCGCCAGCGGGTGCATGGGCGGTATGGCCGGATGCGCGATGATCGGGCAGTCGGTCATCAACATCAAATCGGGCGGCCGGGGACGCCTCTCGACCCTGATCGCCGGGGTGCTGCTGCTCATCATGGTCGTTTTCATGAGTGACCTGATCTCCATCATCCCGATGGCGGCGCTCGTGGCGGTGATGATCATGGTCTCGATCGGGACGTTCAACTGGGGCTCGATCAAAGGTCTGAAGACCCTTCCGTTCTCCACGAACGTCGTGATGCTCTCGACCGTCATCGTCGTGGTCTGGACCCACAACCTCGCGCTGGGGGTCTTCACCGGGGTGCTGCTGGCGTCGCTCTTTTTTGCGAACAAGATCAGCCATTTTCTTTACTGGGAAAAATCGTTCGAGGAGACCAGCTCTACCCGCGTCTACAAATTCGTCGGGCAGGTGTTTTTCAACTCGGCCGAGCGTTTCGCCGATGCGTTTGATTACCGCGAAGCGGTCAAACACGTCATCATCGACGTCACGCGCGCCCACTTCTGGGATATTTCGGCCGTCCATGCCCTTGATAAAGCGGTGATCAAGCTGCGCAAGATGGGCAAGGAGGTCGAGGTAGTCGGGCAGAACGAAGCGACCAAAACGATCATCGACCGCTTCGGCATCCACGATAAACCCGCCGAAATCGAGAAGGTGATGGGGGGACATTGA
- the mnmH gene encoding tRNA 2-selenouridine(34) synthase MnmH, producing MQTIPIETFLETLDTYDLVIDARSPREYHESHVPGARNFYALSDEEHRIVGTLYKQVSAFEARVQGASYVCVNASNHIKELYPAFTPNSKIAIYCARGGMRSSSLSTIFSSIGYRIDRIKGGYKQYRRYVVDYLDALPPIRFITLSGHTGCGKSELLGGLENVLDLEKMANHYGSVFGDVGGCQPSQKEFQNRLVHGYRALDPRRRAFVESESKRIGRLTLSAAIHDQMMHGFRVEITAPLDQRVKRIMRMYDRMDGAFFRERMERISPYISREDKAAALCAFDNGDLPRVAEILLVHYYDKVYKRSHKPDLTLHNDDPAQTVRTLAELQRELDSRA from the coding sequence ATGCAAACCATACCGATTGAAACGTTTTTAGAAACGCTTGACACCTACGATCTCGTGATCGATGCCCGCAGTCCGCGCGAATACCACGAATCCCATGTTCCGGGTGCCCGCAATTTTTACGCCCTGAGCGACGAGGAACACCGGATCGTCGGAACCCTCTACAAACAGGTCTCAGCGTTCGAGGCACGGGTGCAGGGGGCCTCGTACGTCTGTGTCAACGCCTCGAACCATATCAAGGAACTCTATCCCGCGTTCACCCCGAATTCCAAGATCGCCATCTACTGCGCCCGGGGAGGGATGCGTTCCTCTTCCCTTTCGACCATTTTTTCGAGTATCGGCTACCGTATCGACCGCATCAAAGGGGGCTACAAACAATACCGCCGATACGTGGTCGACTATCTCGATGCCCTCCCCCCGATCCGCTTCATCACCCTCTCGGGACATACGGGATGCGGCAAAAGCGAACTCCTCGGAGGCCTCGAAAACGTCCTCGACCTCGAAAAAATGGCCAACCATTACGGCTCGGTTTTCGGTGACGTCGGGGGGTGCCAGCCCAGCCAAAAAGAGTTTCAAAACCGTCTCGTGCACGGTTACCGCGCCCTCGATCCCCGCAGACGCGCTTTTGTCGAGTCCGAGAGCAAACGGATCGGCCGGCTCACCCTCTCGGCCGCGATTCACGATCAGATGATGCACGGGTTCCGCGTCGAAATCACCGCTCCGCTGGATCAGCGGGTCAAGCGGATCATGCGGATGTACGACCGGATGGACGGGGCTTTTTTCCGTGAACGGATGGAGCGTATCTCCCCGTATATCAGCCGTGAGGACAAAGCGGCCGCATTGTGCGCGTTCGACAACGGCGATCTGCCCCGCGTCGCTGAAATACTCCTCGTGCACTATTACGACAAAGTCTACAAAAGATCCCACAAACCCGATCTCACGCTTCACAACGACGATCCGGCGCAAACCGTTCGGACCCTTGCCGAACTGCAGCGCGAACTGGACAGTCGCGCATGA
- the selD gene encoding selenide, water dikinase SelD, which translates to MNTDAKLTKYVRASGCAAKLSPGSLGDVTCRLVSFHKDLLVGFEGNEDAGVFRIDDTNAIVQTLDFITPVVDDPFVYGQIAAANSLSDVFAMGGDPKTALNIVGFDGKNHTTEILSEILRGGQSKVAECGAVIVGGHTIETPEMIYGLSCTGFVHPQRILRNNAAREGDLIVLTKPLGVGILVTAIKADLLDAAAAMRVAESMRTLNYKASLIARECDAHACTDVTGFGFLGHLYEMCTPSTSIEVESSSVPFFPEALPMASMGIIPAGSYANQEYLGSKVRFTRDIGADREMLLFDAQTSGGLLIGASPENARAITRRCRDEGIDAAIVAQVVARRDADIFVG; encoded by the coding sequence ATGAACACCGACGCCAAACTGACCAAATACGTCCGCGCCTCGGGATGTGCGGCCAAACTCTCTCCCGGCTCGCTCGGCGACGTCACCTGCCGTCTCGTGTCGTTTCACAAAGACCTTCTTGTCGGATTCGAAGGGAACGAAGACGCGGGGGTATTCCGGATCGACGATACAAACGCGATAGTGCAGACGCTTGATTTCATCACCCCCGTCGTCGACGACCCGTTCGTCTACGGCCAGATCGCGGCGGCCAATTCGCTCAGCGACGTCTTCGCGATGGGAGGCGATCCCAAAACGGCCCTCAACATCGTCGGGTTCGACGGCAAGAACCACACGACCGAGATCCTGAGCGAGATCCTTCGGGGCGGCCAGAGCAAGGTCGCCGAGTGCGGCGCGGTGATCGTCGGGGGGCACACGATCGAAACCCCCGAAATGATCTACGGCCTCTCGTGTACGGGATTCGTCCACCCACAGCGGATCTTGCGCAACAACGCCGCCCGGGAGGGGGACCTGATCGTCCTGACCAAACCGCTGGGAGTGGGAATCCTCGTCACCGCGATCAAAGCCGATCTTCTCGATGCCGCCGCCGCGATGCGGGTCGCCGAATCGATGCGCACCCTTAACTACAAAGCTTCCCTCATCGCACGCGAATGCGACGCGCATGCTTGCACCGACGTTACGGGGTTCGGATTTTTGGGGCACCTGTACGAGATGTGCACCCCCTCCACCTCGATCGAGGTGGAGAGTTCATCCGTCCCCTTTTTCCCCGAAGCGCTTCCGATGGCGTCGATGGGAATCATCCCCGCGGGGAGCTACGCGAACCAAGAGTACCTCGGTTCCAAGGTCCGTTTTACACGCGACATCGGCGCGGACCGTGAAATGCTCCTCTTCGATGCCCAAACCTCCGGGGGGCTGCTGATCGGGGCAAGCCCCGAAAATGCGCGCGCCATCACCCGGCGGTGCCGTGACGAAGGGATCGACGCCGCCATCGTCGCGCAGGTGGTCGCCAGACGCGATGCCGATATTTTCGTAGGATAG
- a CDS encoding transglutaminase domain-containing protein, producing MTRRTFITHTAAIGTLWITPSFGDETSSASAGYALYDILWSFDLSRHTGETSLWIPLPSDIGGFQNVLKTGWRTDAAECFESARNRDAARTLFAHWEKNAPAKTLELRLSIALRDRRCDFRPRRICPEAARAARAFLSPSAHIPTDGAVARIATAIVGREKDPLKKARRIYDWIVANSYRDESVRGCGTGSPNAMLAELEKNGRMGGKCLDMSALCVALMRASGIPAREVTGIRVGPSRLSGAFGAGEEITKAQHCKVEFFTPSHGWIPCDPADITKLVLKEGIEKTSPRARELSNLFFGFWENNWMALNHARDFDLYPANSQGNLDSFGYPYAEVEGEYLDPFDPAAYRYAIRSLKGLM from the coding sequence ATGACCCGACGTACCTTCATCACCCATACCGCTGCCATCGGCACCCTCTGGATCACCCCATCCTTCGGCGACGAGACCTCCTCCGCGTCTGCAGGATACGCCCTCTATGATATCCTCTGGAGCTTCGACCTCTCCCGCCACACCGGCGAAACTTCCCTGTGGATCCCGCTCCCCTCCGACATCGGCGGATTCCAGAACGTCCTCAAAACGGGATGGCGCACCGACGCGGCGGAGTGTTTTGAAAGTGCCCGAAACCGTGACGCGGCACGAACCCTCTTCGCACACTGGGAGAAAAACGCCCCCGCCAAAACGCTCGAACTGCGCTTGAGTATTGCGCTGCGGGACCGTCGCTGTGATTTCCGTCCCCGGCGGATCTGTCCCGAAGCCGCCCGGGCGGCCCGAGCCTTTCTCTCCCCATCGGCGCATATTCCGACCGACGGAGCCGTCGCCCGCATCGCCACCGCCATCGTCGGGCGTGAAAAAGACCCCCTCAAAAAGGCTCGCCGCATCTACGACTGGATCGTTGCAAACAGTTACCGCGACGAAAGCGTACGCGGCTGCGGCACGGGGAGCCCGAATGCAATGCTCGCCGAACTCGAAAAAAACGGCCGCATGGGGGGAAAATGCCTCGACATGTCGGCCCTGTGCGTCGCGCTGATGCGTGCATCGGGGATCCCCGCCCGCGAGGTGACCGGGATCCGGGTGGGGCCCTCACGCCTCTCCGGCGCATTCGGTGCCGGAGAAGAGATCACCAAAGCCCAGCACTGCAAGGTGGAGTTTTTCACCCCTTCCCACGGGTGGATCCCCTGCGATCCCGCCGACATCACCAAACTCGTCCTCAAAGAGGGGATCGAGAAAACCTCCCCCCGTGCACGCGAACTCTCGAACCTATTTTTCGGCTTCTGGGAGAACAACTGGATGGCCCTCAACCACGCCCGCGATTTCGATCTCTATCCGGCCAATTCGCAGGGGAACCTCGATTCTTTCGGCTACCCTTATGCCGAAGTTGAGGGGGAATACCTCGATCCCTTCGACCCTGCCGCCTACCGCTACGCGATCCGATCGCTCAAAGGACTCATGTGA
- a CDS encoding mercuric transporter MerT family protein, producing MILDCRDMECPRPVLETKKALDSLPEDATLTVEVNTLSGRENCKRFALSQHCTYTEEDLGNGATRLVILKGKGYVEKPGEENPLDAMIVQERRSAVLVLSGAFVTALLSASCCLVPTLFILFGVSFAGVINVAALEPYRWIFTLAAVGMLSFGFYRMVIRKQIECDCEPSLASRALKTLFWLLFLLTLAVLFYPYYEGWLWQE from the coding sequence GTGATCCTTGACTGCCGCGACATGGAGTGCCCCCGCCCGGTGCTGGAAACCAAAAAAGCGCTCGATTCCCTCCCTGAAGACGCAACGCTGACCGTCGAGGTCAATACCCTCTCGGGGCGGGAAAACTGTAAACGTTTCGCCCTCTCTCAACACTGCACCTATACGGAAGAGGATCTCGGCAACGGTGCGACCCGCCTCGTCATTCTCAAAGGAAAAGGCTACGTCGAAAAGCCCGGGGAGGAGAACCCCCTGGATGCCATGATCGTCCAGGAGCGGCGCAGCGCGGTCCTGGTCCTCTCCGGCGCTTTCGTCACGGCGCTCCTTTCTGCCTCGTGCTGCCTCGTTCCGACGCTCTTCATCCTCTTCGGCGTCTCGTTTGCGGGAGTCATCAACGTCGCCGCGCTCGAGCCGTACCGATGGATTTTCACCCTTGCGGCCGTGGGGATGCTCTCGTTCGGCTTTTACCGCATGGTGATCCGCAAGCAGATCGAATGCGACTGCGAACCCAGTCTGGCTTCCAGGGCGCTCAAAACGCTCTTTTGGCTGTTGTTCCTCCTGACCCTCGCCGTATTGTTCTATCCCTACTACGAAGGATGGCTATGGCAAGAGTGA
- a CDS encoding heavy metal-associated domain-containing protein: MARVILILSLFAVFVGAREWTLRITGMHCIACTLAVKKALMGIPGVRSAKVSFKNETALVDAQENVTLETMQNAVARTGYTITSAASK, translated from the coding sequence ATGGCAAGAGTGATCCTCATTCTCTCGCTGTTCGCCGTTTTCGTCGGTGCACGCGAATGGACGCTGCGAATCACGGGGATGCACTGCATCGCCTGCACCCTTGCCGTCAAAAAGGCACTGATGGGGATCCCCGGGGTCCGCAGTGCAAAAGTCTCGTTCAAAAACGAAACCGCCCTTGTCGACGCACAGGAAAACGTCACCCTCGAGACGATGCAAAACGCCGTAGCGCGAACCGGATACACCATCACCTCTGCCGCTTCGAAATAA
- the sulP gene encoding sulfate permease, translating to MLRSIHDSLEPKLITLFKRQGYNRSDFVADAIAGLSVAIVALPLAMAIAIASNLPPERGLFTAIVAGFLISAHGGSRYQIGGPTAAFIVTVATVAMKHGYEGLVLATIMAGGTLALMAFLRAGELIKFIPYPVIVGFTSGIALLIAFSQIRDFFGLHVDTVPPDFIDKLTLYLAHLHETNLAAVLLATASIGVILLAKRYTPRIPGPILVVILSASAVWALNIPVETIESRFGSIPSMLPSPVWPDITFEKLRLLLPDAITIATLAAIESLLSAVVADGMTGTRHKPNAELLGQGVANVASGIFGGLPATGAIARTATNIKAGAKSPVAGMMHAVWLFAFMLLLAPLIVKVPLAALAAILMVVAWNMSEIKHVREIMKAPKADRIVLITTFALTVLVDLNFAIQAGIALASILFIDSMMKSTQIKAVRNEEDDPDSTANKTIPPGVEVYEIDGPLFFGVAEKLVDTLLLFEKPPKVFILRMRHVPLIDAAGLHALEVVQERLSHHGTRLILSGVNPQVRRFIALSDLNVKIGSENIVDHIDKAILRASVFLMPKEG from the coding sequence ATGTTGCGCTCTATCCACGACTCGCTGGAGCCGAAACTTATCACCCTCTTCAAACGACAGGGGTACAACCGCTCCGATTTTGTCGCCGACGCGATTGCGGGGCTCTCTGTTGCCATCGTCGCCCTCCCGCTGGCCATGGCGATCGCGATCGCTTCGAACCTTCCCCCCGAGAGAGGCCTATTTACCGCCATCGTCGCCGGTTTTTTGATCTCGGCCCACGGCGGCAGCCGCTACCAGATCGGCGGCCCCACGGCAGCTTTCATCGTCACCGTCGCCACCGTCGCGATGAAACACGGCTACGAGGGGCTGGTACTCGCAACCATCATGGCGGGGGGTACCCTTGCGCTGATGGCTTTTTTACGGGCCGGAGAACTGATCAAATTCATCCCCTATCCCGTCATCGTAGGATTTACTTCGGGGATCGCCCTTCTCATCGCTTTTTCGCAGATCCGCGATTTTTTCGGTCTGCACGTCGACACCGTACCACCCGATTTCATCGACAAACTCACCCTCTATCTTGCCCATCTGCACGAAACCAACCTCGCGGCGGTACTCCTTGCGACGGCATCGATCGGCGTGATTCTTCTTGCCAAGCGTTATACTCCCCGCATCCCCGGTCCCATCCTCGTCGTCATCCTCTCGGCCTCGGCTGTCTGGGCGCTGAACATCCCCGTCGAAACGATCGAAAGCCGGTTCGGTTCGATCCCCTCGATGCTGCCAAGCCCCGTATGGCCCGACATCACCTTTGAAAAGCTCCGGTTGCTCCTCCCCGATGCGATCACGATCGCGACGCTTGCGGCCATCGAATCGCTTCTCTCGGCCGTCGTCGCCGACGGAATGACCGGTACGCGTCACAAACCCAATGCCGAGCTCCTTGGACAGGGGGTGGCCAACGTCGCATCGGGGATCTTCGGCGGCCTCCCCGCCACGGGAGCAATCGCCCGTACCGCGACCAATATCAAAGCGGGGGCCAAAAGCCCGGTTGCGGGAATGATGCACGCGGTATGGCTTTTTGCGTTCATGCTGCTGCTCGCCCCGCTGATCGTGAAGGTTCCCCTTGCGGCCCTCGCCGCGATCCTCATGGTCGTCGCATGGAACATGTCCGAGATCAAACACGTCCGGGAGATCATGAAAGCCCCGAAAGCCGATCGGATCGTCCTGATCACCACCTTTGCGCTGACGGTACTCGTCGATCTGAATTTCGCGATCCAGGCTGGAATCGCCCTCGCATCGATTCTGTTCATCGATTCGATGATGAAATCGACCCAGATCAAAGCAGTCCGGAACGAGGAGGACGACCCCGATTCCACGGCCAACAAAACGATCCCCCCCGGCGTCGAAGTCTATGAAATCGACGGCCCTCTTTTCTTCGGCGTCGCCGAAAAACTGGTCGATACCCTGCTGCTGTTCGAAAAGCCGCCGAAAGTGTTCATCCTCCGGATGCGCCACGTCCCCCTTATCGATGCGGCGGGACTGCATGCGCTCGAAGTGGTTCAGGAGCGGCTCAGCCACCACGGCACCCGACTTATCCTCTCTGGGGTCAACCCGCAGGTAAGACGGTTCATCGCCCTCTCGGATTTGAACGTCAAAATCGGTTCTGAAAACATCGTCGACCATATCGACAAGGCCATCCTCAGAGCCTCCGTCTTTCTGATGCCCAAAGAGGGCTGA
- the flgA gene encoding flagellar basal body P-ring formation chaperone FlgA has translation MIKWIFLLFLGTSALSYELQKEYFFTDHTIVSTDVFPQIGKRFELVRIPSDKLLFRLDANVVAKTFELNGVKIETGKVRFVTFVKKSPIDVTSLKIQLARFLTERYPAIEIEGISVIPRGYVEALPPEANAVFDASCALNGSGTFYVVDANGLRRYFDYSVEATLPVLHTTRKVSRKEVLNGMNTVQKAIPFDSFRDVPLSSMPQNAQRFRASLKPYTPLTIRHIEKMPLVLKNDNIVVEVRNGTVVLELIATATQEGGLYDIITIQKRDGKRSRAKVIGEKRVELQ, from the coding sequence ATGATTAAATGGATTTTTCTTCTCTTTCTCGGCACTTCGGCACTTTCGTACGAATTGCAAAAAGAGTATTTTTTTACCGATCACACAATCGTTTCCACCGACGTGTTCCCGCAAATCGGCAAACGTTTCGAGCTGGTGCGGATCCCTTCGGACAAACTGCTCTTCCGGCTCGATGCCAACGTCGTCGCCAAAACCTTCGAGCTCAACGGTGTCAAAATCGAAACGGGAAAAGTGCGCTTCGTCACGTTTGTAAAAAAAAGTCCCATTGACGTCACGTCGCTCAAAATCCAGCTCGCCCGCTTCCTCACCGAACGCTACCCCGCGATCGAAATCGAAGGGATCTCGGTCATTCCCCGGGGCTACGTGGAAGCTCTCCCCCCCGAAGCCAACGCCGTATTCGACGCTTCGTGCGCCCTGAACGGATCAGGGACGTTTTACGTGGTGGACGCCAACGGCCTGCGGCGCTATTTCGATTACAGCGTCGAAGCCACCCTCCCGGTGCTGCATACGACCCGCAAAGTCTCGCGCAAAGAGGTCCTGAACGGCATGAACACGGTCCAAAAAGCGATCCCTTTCGATTCGTTCCGTGATGTGCCGCTAAGTTCGATGCCCCAAAACGCCCAGCGTTTCCGCGCCTCGCTCAAACCCTACACTCCCCTGACGATACGCCATATCGAAAAAATGCCCCTGGTCCTAAAAAACGACAACATCGTCGTCGAAGTCCGAAACGGCACGGTCGTCCTCGAATTGATCGCAACAGCGACGCAAGAAGGGGGACTCTATGATATTATTACGATTCAAAAAAGGGACGGCAAACGCTCCCGGGCCAAAGTAATCGGAGAGAAACGGGTGGAACTGCAATGA
- a CDS encoding UbiX family flavin prenyltransferase → MKIVIGISGASGAALGLKTLRALPDTVQKHLIVSEHAQIVLEKEENLTLHRNDEIWASVASGSYGADAMLITPCSMNTLAKIACGIADNLITRAAAVMIKERRTLILAPREIPFSPIALENMHKLSMMGVIIAPPVLAYYGEQNTLEEMEHFMIGKWFDLLGIDNNLYKRWDDRA, encoded by the coding sequence ATGAAAATCGTGATCGGCATCAGCGGCGCCAGCGGCGCGGCACTTGGTCTCAAGACGCTGCGCGCCCTCCCCGACACGGTTCAAAAACACCTGATCGTCTCCGAACACGCGCAAATCGTCCTCGAAAAAGAGGAAAACCTCACCCTCCATCGAAACGACGAAATCTGGGCCTCCGTCGCCTCGGGTTCGTACGGAGCGGATGCGATGCTGATCACCCCCTGTAGCATGAATACCCTCGCCAAAATCGCCTGCGGCATCGCCGACAATCTGATCACCCGCGCCGCCGCGGTGATGATCAAGGAACGCCGTACGCTGATCCTCGCGCCCCGTGAGATCCCGTTTTCCCCCATAGCGCTGGAAAACATGCACAAGCTCTCCATGATGGGGGTCATCATCGCCCCTCCCGTTCTGGCCTATTACGGGGAACAAAACACGCTAGAAGAGATGGAACACTTCATGATTGGCAAATGGTTCGACCTCCTCGGCATCGACAACAATCTTTACAAAAGGTGGGATGACCGTGCATAA
- the coaD gene encoding pantetheine-phosphate adenylyltransferase, with protein sequence MTVHKIALYPGTFDPITNGHYDIIERALRLFDEVIVAVAESRDKRPMFSLDERVEMARLSTAHLGRVRVVGFDNLTVELANSLGATVLIRGLRAVSDFEFELQLGYLNKSLDPKIETVYLMPKLQHAFVSSSIVRNLLKFNGKTDHLLPPAVQDVIRGMKSCTLPGQN encoded by the coding sequence ATGACCGTGCATAAAATCGCCCTTTACCCGGGGACTTTCGACCCGATCACCAACGGTCATTACGACATCATCGAGCGGGCGCTCCGGCTCTTTGACGAAGTGATCGTCGCCGTTGCCGAATCGCGCGACAAACGGCCGATGTTCTCCCTGGACGAACGGGTCGAAATGGCCCGCCTCTCCACCGCCCATCTTGGGCGCGTACGGGTTGTGGGCTTCGACAACCTAACCGTCGAGCTGGCCAATTCGCTGGGGGCTACCGTCCTTATCCGGGGACTGCGGGCGGTGAGCGATTTCGAGTTTGAACTCCAGCTGGGGTATCTGAACAAATCGCTCGATCCGAAAATCGAAACGGTCTACCTGATGCCCAAACTCCAGCACGCGTTCGTCAGCTCCTCCATCGTCCGCAATCTACTTAAATTCAACGGCAAGACCGATCATCTCCTCCCTCCCGCGGTACAGGACGTGATCCGCGGGATGAAGTCGTGCACGCTACCGGGGCAGAACTGA
- the tmk gene encoding dTMP kinase, whose amino-acid sequence MYVAIEGIDTAGKSTQIERLRTLYPDALITKEPGGTEAGARIRSMVLGGELSSKTAEMLLFLADRAEHTEEIILPNMNRLIISDRSAVSGMAYAAVQQLCDESTLVLLNRLATGGTLPDRVFILRLTPEELSHRLGQKEHDAIESRGIAYLLEIQEALIASAYALGIQTHVIDATQSIDTITHEISDLIKGAL is encoded by the coding sequence ATGTACGTCGCGATTGAGGGGATCGACACCGCCGGAAAAAGCACCCAGATCGAACGGCTCCGTACACTCTACCCCGATGCGCTCATTACCAAAGAACCGGGCGGAACCGAAGCGGGAGCACGGATCCGTTCGATGGTTCTGGGGGGAGAGCTTAGCAGCAAAACGGCCGAAATGCTGTTGTTTCTCGCCGATCGGGCCGAACATACCGAAGAGATCATATTACCCAATATGAACCGTCTCATCATCAGCGACCGTTCCGCCGTATCGGGGATGGCGTACGCGGCGGTACAGCAGCTGTGCGACGAGTCCACCCTCGTGCTGCTCAACCGCCTCGCCACGGGAGGAACCCTTCCCGATCGCGTTTTCATCCTTCGGCTCACCCCCGAAGAGCTCTCCCACCGGCTGGGCCAAAAAGAGCACGACGCGATCGAATCGCGCGGAATCGCCTATCTGCTGGAGATCCAAGAAGCGCTGATCGCCTCGGCCTACGCGCTGGGAATCCAAACCCATGTAATCGATGCGACACAATCGATCGATACCATTACCCACGAG